Proteins encoded by one window of Tunturibacter psychrotolerans:
- a CDS encoding YcxB family protein, with the protein MKATKTVHIAYQIDENDFVSAGRLAMQKRSKLAMYKLYILPLIGVLLIASGVISAIERPNITGLWPVILWGTMLLCVPLLWNYQFRRAYRKAPLLRDRRTLDLDSSHLTFKTETSDARVPWDSYTKFAENEKTFILFQQGHQIFIPIPKRELSSSQIDELRSIFETHIPAK; encoded by the coding sequence TTGAAGGCAACGAAAACCGTGCACATTGCATATCAAATTGACGAAAATGATTTTGTCTCTGCCGGCAGGTTAGCGATGCAGAAACGATCCAAGCTTGCGATGTACAAGCTCTATATCCTTCCGTTGATTGGAGTGTTACTGATCGCTTCCGGCGTAATTTCTGCGATTGAGCGACCAAATATCACTGGACTCTGGCCGGTAATATTGTGGGGAACAATGCTTTTATGCGTTCCTCTGTTGTGGAACTATCAATTCCGACGAGCTTATCGAAAAGCTCCGCTACTTCGAGATCGAAGAACCCTCGATCTTGACAGTTCCCATCTCACCTTTAAAACCGAAACTTCAGACGCCCGTGTGCCTTGGGACTCTTACACAAAATTTGCGGAAAACGAGAAGACCTTCATACTCTTTCAGCAAGGACATCAAATTTTCATTCCTATACCAAAGCGTGAGCTGTCTTCGTCTCAGATCGATGAACTGCGTTCCATTTTTGAAACCCATATTCCCGCTAAATAA
- a CDS encoding protein kinase domain-containing protein encodes MKRREIKQYEFVRKIGTGGSGVVFLANDTLLQRPVVLKLLKRGNLTIEQVRATQLREARLASAIDHPNVCAIYDVGEAPEENGNGEEAYIVMQYIPGKSLDKVIAEGPASLQLVLSAGIQTSDGLSAAHNLGIFHRDLKPANVMLTDGGLIKILDFGLARRLRPDQAEFDPSGPSSKRNLPAPGATYTARGGTIAYMAPEQFVTGQSSVQSDIFALGLILYELATGRHPFHRPDAAEFQSIRAIQFADPPSIREIAPDLPIELESVILRCLEKQPSARFGSAAEVRDALKTIMRAMQLDSVLLPGDNIRPSHQTRLPLDAPDEEKRTTGILSMLAERFRESGASSTNNQNSIVVLPFVNFGPADVAPLYGYALADAIATRLTRMSTLVVRPSSSFMNIPTQQLDPLSIGKKLLVNYVLAGNFLRSDKGFDLNWQLLDVPNQSVRAGGSINVASFDLVSVQSEICNEVFSTLQGFGDLAAHENNRAGTPPARSLNQALSEQYLQARAVLSSFMTRTGSSEDLNRACELFTDVVKQDEKYAPGWSGLGITHLQYARHGLGGQMHVLEARRAFDKALQLDPGSVEANLYRVYMLLSRGEKESARHGIENLLQTAGNDWNVRLVAGQTLRIDGMYDEALEQFNASLRMNPSNAAMIYNHRARVYQYQNQMELASDEIEKGLTLEPRQPLLRISLGYQQMRTGDLPKAIETLENVIRDESSLRIVFPTIALCYVQLGEREKAATFIVDETLSAAEADSEMAYRLATYFALEGDESEALHWLRRAIYLGNENYPWFSINPAWRKLKGHGDFERILEDLKKSYRRNQKNWKRLLAQVRN; translated from the coding sequence ATGAAGCGCCGCGAAATCAAGCAGTACGAGTTTGTCCGCAAGATCGGCACAGGCGGCAGCGGCGTCGTGTTTCTCGCCAACGACACTCTCCTCCAGCGCCCCGTCGTCCTCAAACTCCTCAAGCGCGGCAACCTCACCATCGAGCAGGTCCGCGCCACGCAGCTCCGCGAAGCCCGCCTCGCCTCAGCCATCGACCACCCCAACGTCTGCGCCATCTACGACGTCGGCGAAGCCCCCGAAGAGAACGGCAACGGCGAAGAAGCCTACATCGTCATGCAGTACATCCCCGGCAAATCCCTCGACAAGGTCATCGCCGAAGGCCCCGCCAGCCTCCAGCTCGTCCTCTCCGCCGGCATCCAGACCTCCGACGGCCTCTCCGCCGCCCACAACCTCGGCATCTTCCACCGCGACCTCAAACCCGCCAACGTCATGCTCACCGACGGCGGCCTCATCAAGATTCTCGATTTCGGCCTAGCCCGCCGCCTCCGCCCCGACCAGGCCGAGTTCGACCCCTCCGGCCCAAGCAGCAAACGCAACCTCCCCGCCCCCGGAGCTACCTACACCGCCCGCGGCGGCACCATCGCCTACATGGCCCCCGAGCAGTTCGTCACCGGCCAGTCCAGCGTCCAGTCCGACATCTTCGCCCTCGGCCTCATCCTCTACGAGCTCGCCACCGGCCGCCACCCCTTCCATCGCCCCGACGCCGCCGAGTTCCAGTCCATCCGCGCCATCCAGTTTGCCGACCCGCCCTCCATCCGCGAGATCGCCCCCGACCTCCCCATCGAGCTAGAGTCCGTCATCCTCCGCTGCCTCGAAAAACAACCCTCCGCCCGCTTCGGCTCCGCAGCCGAGGTCCGCGACGCCCTCAAGACCATCATGCGCGCCATGCAGCTCGACTCCGTCCTGCTCCCCGGCGACAACATACGCCCCTCCCACCAGACCCGCCTCCCGCTCGACGCCCCCGACGAAGAAAAACGAACCACCGGCATCCTCTCCATGCTCGCCGAGCGCTTCCGCGAATCTGGCGCCTCCTCCACCAACAACCAGAACAGCATCGTCGTCCTTCCCTTCGTCAACTTCGGCCCCGCCGACGTCGCGCCCCTCTACGGCTACGCCCTCGCCGACGCCATCGCCACCCGCCTCACCCGCATGTCCACCCTCGTCGTTCGCCCGTCGAGCTCGTTCATGAACATCCCCACCCAACAGCTCGACCCCCTCAGCATCGGCAAAAAACTCCTCGTCAACTACGTCCTCGCCGGCAACTTCCTCCGCTCCGACAAAGGCTTCGATCTCAACTGGCAGCTCCTCGACGTTCCCAACCAAAGCGTCCGCGCCGGTGGCTCCATCAACGTTGCCTCCTTCGACCTCGTCTCCGTCCAATCGGAGATCTGCAACGAAGTCTTCAGCACCCTTCAGGGCTTCGGAGATCTCGCCGCACACGAAAACAATCGTGCCGGTACACCTCCCGCGCGTTCTCTCAATCAGGCCCTCTCCGAGCAGTATCTCCAGGCCCGCGCCGTCCTCTCCTCCTTCATGACCCGCACCGGCAGCAGCGAAGATCTCAACCGCGCCTGCGAGCTCTTCACCGACGTCGTCAAACAGGATGAAAAATACGCTCCCGGCTGGTCAGGCCTCGGCATCACGCATCTTCAATACGCCCGCCACGGCCTGGGCGGACAGATGCACGTCCTGGAAGCTCGCCGCGCCTTCGACAAAGCCCTCCAACTCGACCCCGGCTCCGTCGAAGCCAACCTCTACCGCGTCTACATGCTCCTCTCCCGCGGAGAAAAAGAGTCAGCCCGTCACGGCATCGAAAACCTCCTCCAGACCGCAGGCAACGACTGGAACGTCCGCCTCGTAGCCGGTCAAACCCTCCGTATCGACGGCATGTACGATGAAGCCCTCGAGCAGTTCAACGCCTCTCTCCGCATGAACCCCTCCAACGCGGCCATGATCTACAACCACCGCGCCCGCGTCTACCAATACCAAAATCAAATGGAGCTAGCCTCCGACGAGATCGAAAAGGGCCTCACCCTTGAGCCCCGCCAACCACTCCTGCGAATCTCCCTCGGCTACCAGCAGATGCGCACAGGCGACCTCCCCAAAGCGATCGAAACTCTTGAAAACGTCATCCGCGATGAGTCCTCTCTCCGCATCGTCTTCCCAACCATCGCGCTCTGCTACGTCCAGCTAGGCGAACGCGAAAAAGCCGCCACCTTCATCGTTGACGAAACTCTCTCCGCAGCCGAAGCCGACAGCGAGATGGCCTATCGCCTGGCCACCTACTTCGCCCTCGAAGGCGACGAGTCCGAAGCCCTCCACTGGCTGCGCCGCGCCATCTATCTCGGCAACGAAAACTATCCTTGGTTCAGCATCAACCCAGCATGGCGCAAACTAAAAGGCCATGGCGACTTCGAACGCATCCTCGAAGACCTCAAAAAAAGCTACCGCCGCAACCAGAAAAACTGGAAGCGCCTCCTGGCCCAGGTCCGCAATTAA
- the eno gene encoding phosphopyruvate hydratase, translated as MTEIVSIHAREILDSRGNPTVEADVILDSGAKGRAAVPSGASTGEHEAVELRDGDKEVYLGKGVLQAVENVETILGPELTGMDASNQRLIDATMISIDGTENKSKLGANAILAVSMAVARASAEALKLPLYRYLGGVNACLLPTPMMNILNGGSHADSNVDFQEFMVMPVGAETFSDALRWGTEVFHTLKGVLKKKGYNTAVGDEGGFAPSLKSNDEALDLILEAIQLAGYTPGEDISIALDPASSEFYNKETGKYIFKKSDKRELSSAEMTAFWENWVNKYPIISIEDGLAEDDWDGWAHLTKVLGDKVQLVGDDLFVTNTQRLQQGIEQKVANSILIKVNQIGTVSETLEAIELARRFGYTSIISHRSGETEDTFIADLAVGTGAGQIKTGSASRTDRIAKYNQLLRIEEELGQSAEFLGIESVNFGE; from the coding sequence ATGACCGAGATCGTCTCTATCCACGCACGCGAAATTCTGGACTCCCGCGGTAATCCCACCGTCGAGGCCGACGTCATCCTCGACAGCGGAGCCAAAGGCCGCGCCGCCGTTCCCAGCGGAGCCTCCACCGGCGAGCACGAAGCCGTAGAACTTCGCGACGGAGATAAAGAGGTCTATCTCGGCAAAGGCGTCCTCCAGGCCGTCGAAAACGTCGAGACCATCCTCGGGCCCGAGCTCACCGGCATGGACGCCAGCAACCAGCGCCTCATCGACGCGACCATGATCTCCATCGACGGCACCGAAAACAAATCCAAGCTCGGAGCCAACGCCATCCTCGCCGTCTCCATGGCCGTGGCCCGCGCCTCCGCCGAAGCCCTCAAGCTCCCCCTCTACCGCTACCTCGGCGGAGTGAACGCCTGTCTCCTCCCCACGCCCATGATGAACATCCTCAACGGCGGCTCCCATGCCGACTCCAACGTCGACTTCCAGGAGTTCATGGTCATGCCCGTCGGCGCCGAAACCTTCTCCGACGCACTCCGCTGGGGCACCGAAGTCTTCCACACCCTCAAAGGCGTACTCAAGAAGAAGGGCTACAACACCGCGGTCGGTGACGAAGGCGGCTTCGCTCCCTCGCTCAAATCCAACGACGAAGCCCTCGACCTCATCCTCGAAGCCATCCAGCTCGCCGGCTACACCCCAGGCGAAGACATCTCCATCGCCCTCGACCCGGCCTCCAGCGAGTTCTACAACAAAGAAACCGGCAAATACATCTTCAAGAAATCCGACAAGCGCGAACTCTCCTCCGCTGAGATGACTGCCTTCTGGGAGAACTGGGTCAACAAATATCCCATCATCTCTATCGAAGACGGCCTAGCCGAAGACGACTGGGATGGCTGGGCGCACCTCACCAAGGTCCTGGGCGATAAGGTCCAGCTCGTAGGCGACGACCTCTTCGTCACCAACACCCAGCGCCTCCAGCAGGGAATCGAGCAGAAGGTCGCGAACTCGATCCTCATCAAGGTCAACCAGATCGGCACCGTCTCGGAAACACTCGAAGCCATTGAGCTGGCTCGTCGCTTTGGTTACACCAGCATCATCAGCCATCGCAGCGGCGAAACCGAAGACACCTTCATCGCCGACCTCGCAGTAGGCACAGGCGCAGGCCAGATCAAAACAGGCTCCGCCTCTCGCACCGACCGCATCGCCAAGTACAACCAGCTCCTCCGCATCGAAGAAGAGCTCGGCCAATCCGCCGAATTCCTCGGCATCGAATCGGTCAACTTCGGCGAATAA
- a CDS encoding SIR2 family NAD-dependent protein deacylase, which yields MHLTPQDHLFVLTGAGISAESGLATFRGSGGLWNGYRVEEVATPEAWAADPTLVWHFYSQRRRNAISAQPNAAHIALAQLEEQLGDRFYLCTQNVDDLHERAGSERIHHMHGSLFQSRCTRCNQPFPDVALYEVAEALPICAKCSAPVRPHIVWFGEIPLDMDTIYRKLDCASILLVVGTSGSVYPAAGFVHIANQRRVHTVYVGPEDPLNREAFDEILLGNATEILPSLIREDKLKNPTHYF from the coding sequence ATGCACCTAACCCCCCAAGACCATCTCTTCGTCCTAACCGGAGCAGGCATCTCCGCAGAAAGCGGCCTCGCCACCTTCCGCGGCTCCGGCGGTCTCTGGAACGGCTACCGCGTCGAAGAGGTGGCCACGCCCGAAGCTTGGGCTGCCGACCCAACTCTCGTCTGGCACTTCTATTCCCAACGCCGCCGCAACGCAATCTCTGCCCAACCCAACGCAGCGCACATCGCCCTGGCCCAACTCGAGGAGCAGCTAGGCGACCGCTTCTACCTCTGCACCCAGAACGTTGACGACCTGCACGAGCGCGCCGGCTCCGAACGCATCCACCACATGCACGGCAGTCTTTTCCAATCTCGCTGCACCCGCTGCAATCAACCCTTCCCAGACGTGGCCCTCTACGAAGTCGCCGAAGCTCTCCCCATCTGCGCGAAGTGCAGCGCCCCCGTCCGCCCGCACATTGTCTGGTTCGGCGAAATCCCCCTCGACATGGATACCATCTATCGCAAACTAGACTGCGCCAGCATCCTACTCGTCGTAGGTACCTCAGGCTCCGTCTATCCCGCCGCGGGCTTCGTCCATATCGCCAACCAGCGCCGCGTCCACACCGTCTACGTGGGGCCCGAAGATCCTCTCAACCGCGAAGCCTTCGACGAGATCCTCCTCGGCAACGCCACAGAGATCCTGCCTTCGCTCATTCGAGAAGATAAGCTCAAGAATCCCACGCATTACTTTTAG